One Bdellovibrio bacteriovorus str. Tiberius DNA segment encodes these proteins:
- a CDS encoding DUF4423 domain-containing protein has protein sequence MARRSQNYPRYSLRAFARHLEVDSSFLSKILNGKRTVTMRTIRMFGERLNLNTDELQRFGEISREKKMKRKLERLLEKMPSEEREHSTITINVDEARLDEAKEKIKGFRRELAQFLDNGVIQGKTYQISVSLIPVASYAAE, from the coding sequence TTGGCTCGTCGTAGCCAAAACTATCCCCGTTACTCTTTGCGTGCGTTCGCCCGTCACCTGGAAGTGGACTCGTCTTTCTTGTCCAAAATCCTAAACGGCAAACGTACCGTAACGATGAGAACAATTCGTATGTTCGGGGAGCGTTTGAACCTTAACACGGATGAACTTCAGCGTTTTGGTGAAATCAGCCGCGAGAAAAAAATGAAGCGCAAGCTGGAGCGTCTATTGGAGAAGATGCCTAGTGAAGAGCGCGAGCATTCCACGATCACTATCAATGTGGATGAAGCTCGTTTGGACGAGGCTAAAGAGAAAATCAAAGGCTTCCGTCGTGAACTGGCTCAGTTCCTTGATAATGGCGTGATTCAGGGCAAGACTTACCAGATTTCTGTTTCTTTGATTCCTGTTGCCAGCTACGCAGCTGAATAA
- a CDS encoding hemagglutinin/hemolysin-like protein, with protein sequence METFIVLLFASILGLTGCIRASVHNGELKADLASESDSSYFTNKNPIEVLIVFNRAPDQFYPENFTLENATMGSIVQVDKVTYRVQLIPTNQGEVRVNLPKGTAVGNRGETNTESGVFEVYYDSILPTIGTATILPAAVSPNPIPSVGGTTEPKAIVTLYNSLACTGDKLADSTADAITGNFEFPLGNALTSEGAYAWSVQARDAAGNIHCYPFPLAYTLDHTEPSLPSIAVAHGTVQDDPVGVDVISCDDDNQTPDSFYQVIFVQDSSAPPALDNPNWMTCAAGINNVPLTGADGDHTLIMWARDEAGNISSSNQITITLDTTTPSLSMPATASLNRNSASTVILADAVVDSDEEGLGSYSLPAADAPACSDHGSVSINASNGALTFAPAAHYFNRYSGADHHGGPCNIKVQFADRVQPTAHSVTADVAVTVNFVNEPVQITAWPGTNGSALEKCGNKCFANSIFDLSFTVSPGGNATYPDPQTVTCSAITADAYYVDIASCSLSGNTGTLSVQMGSAHASSTDGTSITLTVNDGIGNDSESFSLHVDNYVMSMYPALAVSRQLSCILCHANIQADIVTDFGIAQANYGNANNILGVANLAGSHMYHNDNSVIDFSVTGSIYMPNITVTDKNFIKQTTGNPNSAAVNLRSFLQNSWNQYSPITDSQGTILMDGDGFMQVDPTPVAKAAQLVAPKVQGGLQLKTAITIRAPSDAEVLALDSSLSAGTTAFVYKGPNSKPAFSGLQVHDFGYGQFVRNNGTIICHGSIIISGTLYLNNPDIQTDDVGCSIYVAGNVFIETNRGTAIQYTGGAASPTLQITSSRNLHMGVGLYDIRYIRRSLNNFEDAQKIVNAANPAGLRDAAEGALTIKSNNDAGAWEWMRCPLRPEHALYLEGKYISNGNYGACDASVDPWKCNFAKELFNNWVGVVSNYDHVLDEKVINRSGTLVNPVVAYETMCRVNGAYQMSNYAAHSWAWSGYWGEQPDRVGAATVNTTRHSTIFDHVRINAQNVHSRYYGEFRGSVISPWALFAVGNLVFKYDTRLNNVVPYPRLMVPNPIFDVQ encoded by the coding sequence ATGGAAACATTCATTGTTCTTCTTTTTGCGTCTATTTTAGGACTGACGGGATGTATTCGCGCCAGCGTTCATAATGGCGAACTGAAAGCCGATCTGGCTTCTGAAAGTGATTCCTCTTACTTCACAAATAAAAACCCGATCGAAGTCCTGATTGTTTTCAACCGCGCGCCTGATCAGTTCTATCCTGAAAACTTCACTCTTGAAAATGCCACCATGGGTTCCATCGTCCAGGTGGACAAGGTCACCTATCGTGTGCAACTAATTCCAACCAATCAAGGCGAAGTGCGTGTAAATTTGCCGAAAGGCACAGCCGTCGGAAATCGCGGTGAAACCAACACTGAATCCGGAGTGTTCGAAGTTTACTATGACAGCATTCTGCCTACGATTGGCACAGCTACGATTCTGCCCGCCGCTGTCAGCCCCAACCCGATCCCCTCCGTGGGCGGAACGACGGAACCCAAAGCCATCGTCACTTTATACAATTCACTGGCCTGTACTGGCGACAAACTGGCTGATTCTACGGCCGATGCCATCACCGGAAATTTTGAGTTCCCACTTGGAAATGCCCTGACCAGCGAAGGAGCTTACGCGTGGAGTGTTCAGGCCCGGGACGCCGCTGGCAACATCCATTGCTATCCCTTCCCTTTGGCTTACACTCTGGATCACACCGAACCGTCACTGCCATCCATCGCCGTGGCCCATGGGACGGTTCAGGATGATCCCGTGGGTGTGGATGTCATCTCGTGCGATGACGACAACCAAACACCGGATTCTTTCTATCAAGTGATCTTCGTACAGGACAGTTCAGCACCTCCGGCGCTGGACAACCCGAATTGGATGACTTGTGCCGCTGGTATCAACAATGTGCCCCTGACCGGTGCTGACGGGGATCATACACTTATAATGTGGGCCCGCGATGAAGCCGGAAATATTTCTTCCAGTAACCAGATCACCATCACACTTGATACGACCACGCCAAGTCTTTCGATGCCTGCCACCGCCAGCCTCAATCGCAACAGCGCAAGCACCGTGATTCTTGCTGACGCCGTGGTCGATTCTGATGAAGAAGGGCTTGGTAGTTATTCACTGCCAGCTGCCGATGCGCCGGCCTGTTCCGATCACGGAAGCGTTTCCATCAACGCCAGCAACGGGGCTTTGACGTTTGCCCCGGCGGCACACTATTTCAACCGCTATAGCGGCGCGGATCACCATGGTGGCCCTTGCAATATCAAAGTTCAATTTGCCGACCGGGTTCAGCCGACCGCCCATAGTGTGACAGCCGATGTGGCCGTCACTGTAAATTTTGTGAATGAACCTGTGCAAATCACCGCTTGGCCCGGCACCAACGGAAGTGCTTTGGAAAAATGCGGCAACAAATGTTTTGCCAATTCGATCTTTGATTTAAGTTTCACGGTGTCCCCGGGCGGTAACGCCACTTATCCGGACCCGCAGACAGTAACCTGCTCAGCAATTACCGCTGATGCTTACTATGTGGATATCGCCAGTTGTTCCCTTTCCGGCAACACCGGCACTTTATCCGTGCAAATGGGCAGCGCGCACGCTTCCTCCACGGACGGCACATCAATCACTCTGACAGTAAACGATGGCATCGGGAATGACTCTGAATCGTTCAGTCTGCATGTTGATAACTATGTGATGAGCATGTACCCGGCCCTGGCCGTCAGCCGTCAGCTTTCGTGTATCCTGTGTCACGCCAACATCCAGGCTGACATCGTAACGGACTTTGGAATCGCCCAGGCCAATTACGGCAATGCCAACAACATTCTGGGCGTCGCCAATCTGGCCGGATCCCACATGTATCACAACGACAACTCGGTGATTGATTTCTCGGTGACCGGTTCCATCTACATGCCGAACATCACTGTGACAGACAAAAACTTTATCAAACAAACCACCGGGAATCCGAACTCGGCCGCGGTGAATTTAAGATCCTTCCTGCAAAACAGCTGGAACCAGTATTCTCCGATCACCGACAGTCAGGGCACGATTCTGATGGATGGCGATGGCTTTATGCAGGTGGATCCAACACCGGTCGCTAAAGCTGCGCAGCTGGTGGCCCCGAAAGTTCAAGGCGGCTTGCAGCTGAAGACCGCCATCACCATCCGCGCGCCTTCCGATGCCGAAGTTCTGGCCCTGGACAGCTCGCTGTCGGCGGGCACCACAGCCTTCGTCTACAAAGGCCCGAATTCCAAACCGGCCTTCAGCGGTTTGCAGGTTCATGACTTTGGTTATGGTCAGTTCGTACGCAACAACGGAACCATCATCTGCCACGGAAGCATTATTATCAGCGGAACTCTGTACCTGAACAACCCCGACATCCAAACAGATGATGTGGGCTGTTCTATCTATGTTGCGGGGAATGTGTTCATTGAAACCAATCGCGGCACGGCCATCCAATATACAGGCGGCGCGGCCTCTCCGACCCTGCAAATCACCAGTTCGCGCAATCTGCACATGGGTGTGGGCTTGTATGACATCCGCTATATTCGCCGCTCTTTGAATAACTTTGAAGATGCGCAAAAAATTGTGAACGCCGCAAACCCGGCAGGTCTTCGTGATGCTGCCGAAGGTGCCCTGACAATCAAATCCAACAACGATGCCGGCGCCTGGGAATGGATGCGCTGTCCACTGCGCCCGGAACACGCGCTTTATTTGGAAGGCAAATACATCTCGAACGGAAACTATGGGGCTTGTGATGCCTCCGTGGACCCGTGGAAATGTAATTTCGCCAAAGAGCTTTTCAACAACTGGGTCGGAGTCGTTTCAAACTATGATCATGTTCTGGATGAAAAGGTCATCAACCGCAGCGGCACGCTGGTGAACCCGGTGGTTGCTTACGAAACCATGTGCCGCGTGAACGGTGCTTATCAGATGTCGAACTATGCCGCCCATAGCTGGGCTTGGTCCGGATACTGGGGTGAACAACCTGATCGCGTGGGCGCTGCCACGGTCAACACCACCCGCCATTCAACGATCTTTGATCACGTGCGCATCAACGCGCAAAACGTGCACAGCCGTTACTATGGCGAATTCCGGGGCTCGGTGATTTCACCTTGGGCCCTGTTCGCCGTCGGAAACCTGGTGTTCAAGTACGACACCCGCTTAAACAACGTCGTGCCATACCCGCGCCTGATGGTGCCCAACCCGATCTTCGATGTTCAATAA
- a CDS encoding substrate-binding periplasmic protein, translating to MRLLWIVSALLCYSVITSAAQVIEMVSPYDTPPFVVDQKKEQGLVYDLASLLTVRSQGKYQFKVVVVPRARLQKILERSGVYVVPLVSPKWFGDQNEKKYLWTSALMEDENLVLSPRKRALEYENSASLQGKKTSIVLGHAVEPVQQLEKAGVVKSESTQSFNNSLRMLARGRIDFVIMGRIVAVYLIRDLGLEDQIHISDKTIERFDRKILVSPQSQKDLHKWLEGEIQRLRRSGQWKKYLRAETPLKDVDFVAYAQLI from the coding sequence ATGCGTCTGCTCTGGATCGTATCGGCACTGCTTTGTTATTCCGTTATCACTTCCGCTGCGCAAGTGATCGAGATGGTTTCGCCTTACGACACTCCTCCTTTTGTAGTTGATCAAAAAAAAGAACAGGGTCTGGTCTATGATTTGGCATCACTTCTGACGGTGCGATCACAGGGGAAATATCAATTTAAAGTTGTGGTCGTGCCGCGTGCGCGGTTGCAGAAAATTCTTGAGCGTAGCGGGGTCTATGTCGTCCCGTTGGTGTCACCAAAGTGGTTCGGCGATCAAAACGAAAAGAAATATCTTTGGACATCGGCTTTGATGGAAGATGAAAATCTGGTGCTTTCGCCTCGCAAGCGAGCTTTGGAGTATGAGAACTCTGCCTCGTTGCAGGGGAAAAAAACTTCGATTGTTCTGGGGCATGCTGTAGAACCTGTGCAGCAGCTGGAAAAAGCCGGAGTCGTCAAATCAGAATCCACGCAATCCTTCAACAACAGTCTGCGCATGCTGGCACGGGGACGGATTGATTTCGTTATCATGGGCCGGATTGTGGCTGTGTATCTGATCCGGGATCTGGGGCTGGAAGATCAGATTCATATCTCGGACAAAACCATTGAACGCTTTGACAGAAAGATTCTGGTGTCACCGCAGTCGCAGAAAGATCTGCACAAGTGGCTGGAAGGTGAAATCCAGCGCCTGCGCCGATCCGGTCAGTGGAAGAAATACCTGCGGGCCGAGACACCCTTAAAGGACGTTGATTTCGTGGCTTACGCGCAACTCATTTGA
- a CDS encoding small ribosomal subunit Rsm22 family protein, whose protein sequence is MQREFTCPASFEESINRALATYKLSLKDSKALAKCVLALSDFFIAKPDSPTPWNESWAQVAYLCYYLPLNSTRLTGLIEEADKRGFFSGLSHVIDFGAGLATASMTLNEKHKFSYQLIERAAEPQSLIEKHFPQFPPQEWLRTFSGARLKDGAKTLALFSYSLTELTDLPDWAYQCEALMLVEPSTQQDGRKLLQLRQRLLEKGYHVWAPCTHEQACPLLTQSKTDWCHDRVHFKAPAWFTSLEAELPMKNRTLTMSYVLMRKTKPEVIKAARVVGDRLKEKGKDRQMICRGSEREFLAWLHKTKIEQEIPRGVLVDIPDDIQKVSNELRVSHEINVL, encoded by the coding sequence ATGCAAAGAGAATTCACCTGTCCCGCTTCTTTTGAAGAATCCATCAACCGTGCGCTAGCCACTTACAAGTTGTCGTTGAAGGATTCCAAAGCCCTGGCCAAATGTGTGCTGGCTTTGTCGGACTTCTTTATCGCCAAACCTGACAGCCCCACCCCGTGGAACGAATCCTGGGCGCAGGTGGCTTATCTTTGTTATTACCTGCCACTGAATTCAACCCGCCTGACCGGACTGATTGAAGAAGCCGACAAGCGCGGATTCTTCAGCGGCCTTTCCCATGTGATTGATTTCGGTGCGGGTCTGGCGACAGCATCAATGACCCTGAATGAAAAGCACAAGTTCAGCTATCAGCTGATCGAACGTGCGGCCGAGCCACAAAGCCTGATTGAAAAGCACTTCCCGCAGTTTCCACCGCAGGAATGGCTGCGCACCTTCAGCGGTGCCCGCCTGAAAGACGGTGCCAAGACCCTGGCGCTGTTTTCGTATTCATTGACCGAACTGACCGATCTGCCGGACTGGGCATATCAATGCGAAGCCCTGATGCTGGTCGAACCTTCCACGCAGCAAGATGGCCGCAAGCTTTTACAGCTGCGCCAGAGGCTTCTGGAAAAAGGCTATCACGTGTGGGCCCCGTGCACGCATGAACAGGCTTGTCCCCTTTTAACCCAGTCTAAAACCGACTGGTGCCATGACCGCGTTCACTTTAAAGCGCCTGCGTGGTTCACTTCATTAGAAGCCGAGCTTCCGATGAAAAACCGCACCCTGACCATGAGCTATGTGCTGATGAGAAAAACCAAACCTGAAGTCATCAAGGCTGCGCGCGTGGTCGGTGATCGTTTGAAAGAAAAAGGCAAAGATCGCCAGATGATCTGCCGGGGTTCAGAGCGTGAATTTTTGGCCTGGCTTCATAAAACCAAGATCGAACAGGAAATCCCACGCGGGGTTCTGGTCGACATCCCTGATGACATTCAAAAAGTTTCAAATGAGTTGCGCGTAAGCCACGAAATCAACGTCCTTTAA
- a CDS encoding glycosyltransferase family 9 protein, whose translation MKRILLIRLDKIGDLICSMPVDQVSFLEGWDKHWVIAKGLGFVPENADPQRKFLELKKDDAKESLPKLRAFLREYRPDVAVSLQAPWWVSYALWAEGVPVRAGVRSQWHSFLFLNKGLRQHRSLAVQHEADYNLDILKHALHISENIKTPVLKLTAPENPELLSKHGLITKNYVVVHPGMAGSALNWPIANYIELIRKVSETTQVVLTGTPADEKWLTEIKATFKDHKNVLSLQSLLTATELFTVLKNAKAVVVPSTGVAHMAASLGTQVLGIYPHVRVQKPLRWAARGPQVHIFEAPTQNADGSVCDGTHCEEFHCMAKIKVEDLLQTLSSL comes from the coding sequence ATGAAGCGCATCCTTCTTATCCGCTTAGATAAAATCGGTGACCTGATCTGCAGCATGCCTGTAGATCAGGTTTCTTTTTTAGAAGGCTGGGATAAGCACTGGGTGATCGCCAAAGGCCTGGGATTCGTCCCTGAAAACGCCGACCCTCAAAGAAAATTTCTGGAACTGAAAAAAGACGACGCCAAGGAATCCTTACCCAAGCTAAGAGCCTTCTTACGCGAATACCGCCCTGACGTCGCCGTCAGCCTGCAGGCCCCATGGTGGGTCAGCTATGCGCTGTGGGCTGAAGGTGTGCCGGTTCGCGCGGGTGTGCGTTCGCAATGGCACAGCTTTCTGTTTTTGAATAAAGGCCTGCGCCAGCATCGCAGTCTCGCGGTTCAACACGAGGCTGATTACAATCTGGATATCCTGAAACACGCCCTGCATATCAGCGAAAACATTAAAACCCCGGTTTTGAAACTGACCGCCCCGGAAAACCCGGAGCTTCTGTCCAAACACGGCCTTATAACCAAAAACTATGTCGTGGTTCATCCCGGTATGGCAGGGTCCGCCCTGAACTGGCCGATTGCCAATTACATTGAACTGATCAGAAAAGTGTCTGAAACCACCCAGGTGGTTCTGACCGGCACCCCGGCAGATGAAAAATGGCTGACTGAAATCAAAGCGACTTTCAAGGACCACAAAAACGTCCTAAGCCTGCAAAGCCTGCTGACCGCGACCGAACTATTCACGGTGCTTAAAAACGCCAAAGCGGTCGTGGTACCAAGCACAGGTGTGGCCCACATGGCGGCTTCCCTGGGGACTCAGGTTCTGGGCATCTATCCGCATGTGCGCGTGCAAAAACCCCTGCGTTGGGCGGCCCGTGGGCCTCAGGTTCATATTTTCGAAGCCCCGACTCAAAATGCCGATGGAAGTGTCTGCGACGGCACCCACTGTGAAGAATTTCACTGTATGGCAAAAATAAAGGTCGAAGATTTGCTTCAGACCCTTTCCTCCCTTTAG
- the gcvP gene encoding aminomethyl-transferring glycine dehydrogenase, with product MKIADLSPTNEFIPRHIGPTDSDIHEMLKTLGFNSLDQMADKVIPAQIRTNHTYADVGTGISEHGLLNHLKQMVSKNKVYKNYIGMGYHDTITPTVIQRNIFENPVWYTAYTPYQPEISQGRLEALLNFQTMIADLNGMEIANASLLDEGTAAAEAMFMAHSLCKNKANAFVVSPDMHPHVIEVISTRAEPLGFEMIVMDPAKYDFAKPVFGVFFQYPNTNGTVEDYAAIAKKYKDHGALVTASTDLLAMTLLTPPGEWGADMVVGNSQRFGVPLGFGGPHAGYLATKDAFKRLMPGRLVGVSVDSQGKSALRLALQTREQHIRREKATSNICTAQVLLANMASMYAVYHGPAGLKKIALRVQRLTAILSAGLKKLNLEVGAGTVFDTVTVKTDKAAEIIAQAEKLQMNFRNYGGGKLGVSLNEATTLEDVENIWAAFNLGKAAGFTALSVDESLADVTLPAALTRSTAYMTHQVFNSHHSETEMLRYIHHLQNKDLTLTHSMIPLGSCTMKLNATTELVPVSWPEISKLHPFAPTAQAVGLIEMIHDLEKKLCDITGFAAVSLQPNAGSQGEYAGLLVIRKYHQSRGQGHRNICLIPSSAHGTNPASAALVNMQVVVVACDDQGNVDVADLKLKAEQHKDNLAALMITYPSTHGVFEEGIVEICKIIHDNGGQVYMDGANMNALVGMCRPGVFGPDVSHMNLHKTFSIPHGGGGPGVGPIGVGAHLAEFLPKHSLVPEAGPANGISATTSAPWGSASILPISWAYITMMGSQGLRKATLVSILSANYIAKKLETHYPVLYKGKNGLVAHECIVDVREIKKTSGVDVTDVAKRLMDFGFHAPTMSFPVAGTLMIEPTESESKKELDRFIESMVTIRKEITAVETGKMDKENNALKNAPHTAQMLMKPEWNHPYSREEAVYPVEWLRGNKFWPVVGRVDNAYGDRNLICSCPSIEDYQA from the coding sequence ATGAAAATCGCTGATCTTTCTCCTACGAATGAGTTTATCCCCCGTCACATTGGTCCGACTGACTCAGACATCCACGAGATGCTGAAAACTCTGGGTTTCAATTCCCTGGATCAAATGGCTGACAAAGTTATCCCGGCACAAATCCGCACGAACCACACTTACGCAGATGTGGGCACCGGCATTTCTGAGCACGGGCTTTTGAATCATCTAAAACAGATGGTTTCCAAAAACAAAGTTTACAAAAACTATATCGGCATGGGTTACCACGACACCATCACTCCGACTGTGATTCAAAGAAACATCTTTGAAAATCCAGTGTGGTACACAGCCTACACTCCATATCAGCCGGAAATTTCCCAAGGTCGTCTGGAAGCGCTGTTGAACTTCCAAACGATGATCGCGGATCTGAACGGCATGGAAATCGCCAACGCCTCTTTGCTTGATGAAGGCACGGCCGCAGCTGAAGCCATGTTCATGGCGCACTCTCTTTGCAAAAACAAAGCAAATGCCTTTGTCGTATCCCCGGACATGCACCCGCATGTGATCGAGGTTATCAGCACTCGTGCAGAGCCTCTGGGTTTTGAGATGATCGTGATGGATCCGGCGAAATATGATTTTGCAAAACCAGTGTTCGGTGTGTTCTTCCAGTATCCAAACACCAACGGCACGGTTGAAGACTATGCTGCCATCGCAAAAAAGTACAAAGACCATGGTGCGCTGGTGACAGCTTCCACGGATCTTCTGGCGATGACATTGCTGACTCCTCCGGGTGAATGGGGTGCCGACATGGTGGTGGGTAATTCCCAGCGCTTTGGTGTACCACTGGGCTTCGGTGGTCCTCACGCAGGTTACCTGGCAACGAAAGATGCTTTCAAACGTTTGATGCCAGGCCGTCTGGTGGGTGTCAGCGTGGACTCTCAAGGCAAGTCTGCTTTGCGTCTGGCTTTGCAAACTCGTGAACAACACATCCGTCGTGAAAAAGCGACTTCCAACATCTGTACGGCTCAGGTGCTTCTGGCGAACATGGCTTCCATGTACGCGGTTTACCATGGCCCTGCAGGACTAAAGAAAATCGCTCTGCGCGTTCAGCGCCTGACGGCGATTCTTTCTGCGGGTCTTAAGAAATTGAACCTTGAAGTCGGTGCAGGAACGGTGTTTGACACTGTGACTGTAAAAACTGACAAAGCGGCAGAGATCATTGCTCAGGCTGAAAAGCTGCAAATGAACTTCCGCAACTACGGCGGCGGCAAGCTGGGTGTTTCGCTGAATGAAGCAACAACGTTGGAAGACGTTGAAAACATCTGGGCGGCCTTCAACCTTGGCAAAGCAGCCGGCTTCACAGCATTGTCTGTTGATGAGTCTTTGGCAGATGTGACTTTGCCAGCAGCCTTGACTCGCTCCACGGCTTACATGACTCATCAGGTGTTTAATTCTCACCACAGCGAAACCGAAATGCTTCGCTACATTCACCATCTGCAAAACAAGGATCTGACGCTGACTCATTCCATGATTCCGCTGGGTTCTTGCACGATGAAACTGAATGCGACAACCGAGCTTGTGCCGGTTTCATGGCCTGAAATCAGCAAGCTGCACCCGTTTGCACCAACCGCACAAGCGGTGGGCCTGATTGAAATGATCCACGACCTAGAGAAAAAGCTTTGCGACATCACCGGCTTTGCAGCAGTCAGCTTGCAGCCGAATGCGGGTTCTCAGGGTGAATACGCGGGTCTTTTGGTGATCCGCAAGTACCACCAATCCCGTGGTCAGGGTCATCGCAACATCTGCTTGATCCCATCTTCCGCGCACGGAACAAATCCAGCATCCGCAGCCCTGGTGAACATGCAGGTTGTGGTTGTGGCGTGTGACGATCAGGGTAACGTCGATGTGGCAGACCTTAAACTCAAGGCTGAACAACACAAAGACAATCTGGCAGCGTTGATGATCACTTACCCTTCCACACACGGTGTGTTCGAGGAAGGTATCGTGGAAATCTGCAAGATCATCCACGACAACGGCGGTCAAGTTTACATGGACGGCGCGAACATGAATGCTTTGGTTGGCATGTGCCGCCCAGGCGTGTTCGGTCCGGACGTTTCCCACATGAATCTGCACAAGACCTTCTCGATCCCTCACGGTGGTGGCGGTCCGGGCGTGGGTCCTATCGGTGTGGGCGCGCATTTGGCGGAATTCCTGCCGAAGCATTCTTTGGTGCCTGAAGCGGGTCCTGCGAATGGTATTTCTGCGACGACGTCAGCTCCTTGGGGCAGCGCCAGCATCCTGCCGATCTCCTGGGCTTATATCACCATGATGGGCTCTCAAGGTCTGCGCAAAGCCACTTTGGTCAGTATCCTGAGCGCGAACTACATCGCGAAGAAACTGGAAACTCATTACCCTGTTCTTTACAAAGGTAAAAACGGTCTGGTGGCGCACGAGTGTATCGTGGACGTTCGCGAAATCAAAAAAACCTCTGGCGTTGACGTGACTGACGTTGCAAAACGTCTGATGGACTTCGGTTTCCATGCTCCGACCATGAGCTTCCCGGTAGCGGGCACGCTGATGATCGAGCCAACTGAATCTGAATCCAAAAAAGAACTGGATCGTTTCATTGAATCCATGGTGACCATCCGCAAGGAAATCACTGCGGTTGAAACCGGCAAGATGGACAAAGAAAACAACGCCCTTAAAAATGCTCCTCACACAGCGCAGATGCTGATGAAACCTGAATGGAATCATCCGTACAGCCGTGAAGAGGCTGTGTACCCAGTTGAATGGTTGCGTGGTAACAAGTTCTGGCCAGTTGTTGGCCGTGTCGACAACGCTTACGGCGACAGAAACCTGATTTGCTCCTGCCCTTCGATTGAAGACTATCAGGCGTAA
- a CDS encoding MFS transporter: MGKGLSRTQVFFMTLTCILVVGNMYYNQPLLGILAREFGVTESKVSLVPAFTLIGYALGILFLVPMGDMIERRKLIQGSMTMAGLLAIALPFSPTLGVFCAISCVMGFFNVSQSVLIPFAANLAKPEERGKVVGIVLSGILIGSLMARTLAGFIAQYFGWKTVFIFAGAVSLILSIVSQFVLPMSEPNFKGTYKQLLLSTAKLFRELPTMREAALMGAILFGTFSAFWTTLTFLLEAAPFNYDPKTIGLFGALGMIGALAAPLAGRYADKKGAAATIRMGLYCSMGAFALLALSSTFVAGIVLGVLVLDLGIQVAHISNQSRVFSHAPEYHSRLNTIYIFAYFTGGSLGSYVGSALWSWGQWPAVSLGGLGFCLIATLIFRRGQKNRAAAAKIA; the protein is encoded by the coding sequence ATGGGTAAAGGCCTTTCTCGCACACAAGTTTTCTTCATGACCCTGACCTGCATTCTGGTCGTGGGCAATATGTACTACAACCAACCGTTGCTGGGGATTCTGGCGCGTGAATTTGGTGTGACTGAAAGCAAAGTGTCTTTGGTTCCAGCCTTCACCTTGATCGGCTATGCACTGGGGATTTTGTTCCTGGTTCCGATGGGCGACATGATCGAACGCCGTAAACTTATTCAAGGCTCTATGACCATGGCAGGCCTGCTGGCGATCGCACTGCCTTTCAGTCCCACCCTGGGTGTGTTCTGTGCGATCAGCTGTGTGATGGGTTTCTTCAACGTGTCCCAGTCTGTTTTGATTCCCTTTGCGGCAAACCTGGCCAAACCTGAAGAGCGCGGCAAGGTCGTCGGCATCGTGCTTTCCGGTATTCTGATCGGCTCGCTGATGGCAAGGACTCTGGCGGGTTTCATCGCGCAGTACTTCGGCTGGAAAACCGTTTTCATTTTTGCCGGCGCAGTCAGTCTGATTCTTTCCATCGTGTCGCAATTCGTACTGCCGATGTCAGAACCAAACTTCAAAGGCACGTACAAACAGCTGCTGCTTTCCACGGCTAAACTTTTCCGTGAGCTTCCCACCATGCGCGAAGCTGCTTTGATGGGCGCAATCCTGTTCGGGACCTTCTCGGCATTCTGGACAACGCTGACCTTCCTGCTGGAGGCTGCACCCTTTAACTATGACCCGAAAACCATCGGCCTGTTTGGAGCTTTGGGGATGATCGGCGCTTTGGCGGCTCCACTGGCTGGACGCTATGCCGACAAAAAAGGGGCCGCTGCCACCATCCGCATGGGACTATATTGTTCTATGGGGGCCTTTGCCCTGCTAGCACTTTCCTCCACTTTCGTGGCGGGCATCGTTCTGGGTGTTTTGGTGCTGGATCTGGGCATTCAGGTTGCCCATATTTCCAACCAATCACGCGTGTTTAGCCATGCGCCGGAATACCACTCTCGCCTGAACACGATCTACATCTTTGCCTACTTTACCGGAGGAAGCCTCGGGTCTTACGTGGGTTCGGCTTTGTGGAGCTGGGGCCAATGGCCTGCCGTCAGCCTGGGTGGGCTCGGCTTTTGCCTTATCGCGACCCTCATTTTCCGCCGGGGGCAGAAAAACCGAGCGGCCGCCGCCAAAATAGCCTAA